The following coding sequences lie in one Oncorhynchus kisutch isolate 150728-3 linkage group LG17, Okis_V2, whole genome shotgun sequence genomic window:
- the LOC109907807 gene encoding uncharacterized protein LOC109907807, which translates to MVSGLGKTWWQKQDDWSSYSKGRAVLAWRKRLTLSRTGFQMKLIVRPGTTMGCQVFTLAPYVDSSRAEVYFTLYICFTPQPQPTSVTARDDMAKPHTLPQHRDGWGSAVLVATTPTPDENIRVATGVSGLSNNWLLLTEQAANTTPTSCVVCMGARPLLRIVPATVDIGCLMPRMDKDNPTGNCSLWDAVYPVVSATVRAPVFSSDVARAEFSCINMTGGILHLGLLPVGWCTNTIVVVGGFKPVIRADIWWWCGGPRLFDRTPNNATGTCALVTLLLPISVYPIGVGDLVTRIQAVDPHFLPTRTKREAAPNGGDPTYIDAIGVPRGGP; encoded by the coding sequence ATGGTGAGTGGTCTTGGAAAAACCTGGTGGCAGAAACAGGATGACTGGTCCAGCTATTCCAAGGGACGGGCTGTCCTTGCCTGGCGCAAACGGCTTACACTTTCACGCACTGGTTTTCAAATGAAGCTGATTGTACGGCCTGGGACCACTATGGGTTGCCAGGTTTTTACGTTGGCCCCATATGTAGATAGTAGCAGGGCCGAAGTCTATTTCACACTATATATCTGCTTTACGCCACAACCACAGCCTACTTCTGTGACGGCGCGTGACGATATGGCAAAGCCACATACCCTACCCCAGCACAGGGATGGGTGGGGTTCTGCTGTTTTAGTGGCCACTACCCCTACCCCGGATGAGAACATTCGGGTTGCTACAGGTGTCTCAGGTTTGTCTAACAATTGGTTATTATTGACCGAACAAGCAGCCAATACAACCCCCACTAGTTGCGTAGTTTGCATGGGTGCCAGACCATTGCTCCGCATTGTCCCGGCCACTGTCGACATCGGATGTTTAATGCCCCGTATGGACAAAGACAATCCGACTGGTAATTGCTCCTTGTGGGATGCAGTTTACCCTGTGGTCTCCGCTACGGTCAGGGCACCAGTATTTTCCTCTGATGTTGCCAGGGCCGAATTCTCCTGTATTAACATGACAGGGGGTATACTACATTTAGGTTTGCTCCCTGTGGGTTGGTGTACAAATACTATCGTAGTAGTGGGTGGTTTTAAGCCAGTGATCAGGGCTGACatctggtggtggtgtgggggaccTCGGCTTTTTGACAGAACTCCCAATAATGCTACGGGTACTTGTGCGCTTGTAACACTTCTGCTACCTATCTCTGTTTACCCTATAGGTGTGGGTGATTTGGTGACCCGGATACAGGCTGTGGACCCACATTTTCTGCCTACCAGAACCAAGCGGGAAGCAGCCCCGAATGGTGGGGATCCCACATATATTGATGCCATAGGTGTTCCTAGGGGGGGTCCCTGA